The window AAACAGTGCCACTGTTTAGTGCGGTTCAGAGCAGCTCGATTACCCAGCAACCCTGAGAAAGGCCGCCACAGAGTGCCATTTCCCGTGAGAGGTGACGCTCCTACCAAATCTAGCCGGCGGCGAGGAGATAAGCAGCAGTACGTACTGTACGTACTGTGGTGCAATGCTTGGCTTTTCTCAGACGTGGCTAGCACAGCCTCATCTACTGACATCTACTGTAAAACCACATAAAACTGGACATTTTTTCACCGGGCAGATGGGTTCCGATGCTCGGCGCAACGGCCGAACGAGGAGATGAGGAGAAAATCCATTCGTGGGACAGGCAGATCTCATCTCACTGATAGATGAATATAGTCGGCACCACTACAAATCAAGATCATCTCATCTTATCGGACCCTACACTAGTACTAGTACAGAGGTGACTGACGGACGGACACCTGACCTCCATTATCTAATGTAATCAACCACCCAAGGTTGTTGCAACAGCGGCCGCCGGCCCCATGGCGCCGCCTAATCAGATCCAGTCCGCTGATGATCCGCCGTCCCGTCACTGCGCGTGGGGCCCCATTCTACTCGAGCTTCGGTCTAACGGAGTGGAGTGGAGCGGAGTGAGGCCGACGCCGAGGCGGCCGCCGGCCCCATGGCGCCGCCTAATCAGATCCAGTCCGCTGATGATCCGCCGTCCCGTCACTGCGCGTGGGGCCCCATTCTACTCGAGCTTCGGTCTAACGGAGTGGAGTGGAGCGGAGTGAGGCCGACGCCGaggcggccggccggcgggttGCTACTTGCTTCATCAGCTCATCAGGAGCCGCCGACGCCGTCCCAGGCGAGCCCGAGGCGGCCGCCCTCCTGGAGCGCGCGGAGGAGCTGGGCGCCCTTGCGCCGCCCGCGCGCGCTGCACTCGCCCTGCATCGCGCCCACCACCGCCTTCACcacctccggcggcggcggggacgcgccggccgcctcctcgccgccgtaGATGGCCGCCAGCACGCCGATGGCGCACTCGCGCCCGCGCCCGGACATGCCCTCCACGGCGCGCGCCAGCACGGGCGCCGCCAGGGCCTCCCTGCGCACGGCCGCGGTGCCCCCGGCCGCCGTGCAGAGCAGCTCCAGCGCCGCCAGCGCGCGCTCCGCCGTCGCGCCCGCGGGGCCcgacgccgccaccgcctccacggccgccgacgccgcgcccgcctccaccgccgcctcgcGGTTCCCCTCCTCCAGGAGCATCACCAGCAGCACCTTCGCCGCCAGCCTCGCCGTCGCCGGCTCCCGCACCGCGGCGACCACCCCGGCAACGACGGCAGGCGGCACCGTCTTTGAACTTTCTGTGGCCTCCATCTCCCGCTCCACCGCCCGCAGCGCCGCCACCACATCCCCCGCCGCGAACTTCTCCTCCGTGCTGCCCGCCACCGCGTGGCTGGCCGCCCCTGCCCCCGCCGCGGACGCCGACGAGGCCGCGTGCTGCGGGTGGTGCACCGGCAGCCGCCACTGCGTGAAGCTCTGCGACGCGGAGCTCGACGAGGACGAGGAAGAGGACGACGGCCCGGCGCCGTTGCTGCCGTTAGCATTACCCCCGTGCACCACCTGCTTCTGACGATGCCACTGCACAGGCGACGGCACCGCCGAGGCCGCGGCCGCCTCCACCAGCGCCGGCGACGCGTCGCCGCCCGGAGTGGCcgacccaccaccaccaccacccttCACCCCACCGTTCCCCGCCGCGCCATTGTTGTTGGGCGTGGCCGTGGGGCTGAGCGCCGGGTGCGTGCAGGTGCTGAAGATGCCGCAGGAGAAGA is drawn from Aegilops tauschii subsp. strangulata cultivar AL8/78 chromosome 1, Aet v6.0, whole genome shotgun sequence and contains these coding sequences:
- the LOC109763905 gene encoding uncharacterized protein; this encodes MHLALSPAMARPRPAARTAVGLRHCATAHAPRIDRSIGSLVPFPTACHCHRNPVAAYSLCLFPSPPGKTRALLLRPASPLRCAARFHRAALLAFNPAPADARLGHPLLSARLRLARQRAQAQREAAFNSPGPPPRSPPPYHPRASELPPPHADRRNNPPRAALRVSAPPPLLAFTWRCCCCRCRCACSRAEREDMSRAAHREMPAGGGGGGAGAKIKATPRALFSCGIFSTCTHPALSPTATPNNNGAAGNGGVKGGGGGGSATPGGDASPALVEAAAASAVPSPVQWHRQKQVVHGGNANGSNGAGPSSSSSSSSSSASQSFTQWRLPVHHPQHAASSASAAGAGAASHAVAGSTEEKFAAGDVVAALRAVEREMEATESSKTVPPAVVAGVVAAVREPATARLAAKVLLVMLLEEGNREAAVEAGAASAAVEAVAASGPAGATAERALAALELLCTAAGGTAAVRREALAAPVLARAVEGMSGRGRECAIGVLAAIYGGEEAAGASPPPPEVVKAVVGAMQGECSARGRRKGAQLLRALQEGGRLGLAWDGVGGS